GAACGCTCAGACGGGCTTTATGAGATATTTTTAATTATTGAAGGCATACACTGTGCTGCCTGTGTCTGGCTAAATGAGAAGGTTTTGCATCAAACTCCTGGTGTTATAGAAGCTACCATAAACTATACAACCAACAAAGCTCACGTTATTTGGGATCCTGAACAGATCAAACTCTCTCAAATCATTGAAAAGATAAGAGCCATAGGTTACAACGCTTACCCGTATGATCCTAAGATGCAAGAGGAGCGTGCAAACAAGGCACGTCGTGACTACTACAGTCGTCTTTTGGTAGCAATTTTTGCAACTATGAACATAATGTGGATCGCTGTAGCTCAATATACGGGAATGTTTACCGGTATGCGAAGTGATGTAAAAGATGTCTTAAATGTAGCCGAATGGGTGCTTGCTACTCCTACTCTTTTTTACAGTGGATGGGTCTTTTTCCGCGGTGCGTGGTTTGGACTGAAGAATCGGTTTGTAAATATGGATCTACTTGTTGCTTCAGGTGCATCTTTAGCCTACACTTATTCTATTTGGGCAATGGTAACAGGCAAAGGAGAGGTCTACTTTGATTCGGTTACTATGATCATTACCTTTGTTTTGGCTGGTAAGTATTTGGAAGTTTTAAGTAAAAAGAGAGCAGCAGATACAATGGATGCTCTCTCAAATGCTTTACCTACAGAGGTTACTGTCATAGAGAGTGACACAAAGATAATGGTGCCTGTTGAAGAGGTGAACCCTGGAGACATCATAGAGGTAAGAGCTGGTGAAAAGGTAGCAATAGACGGGGTTGTTGTCTCAGGTGAGGGGAGTTTTGATGAGAGTTCTCTAACGGGAGAGAGTGAGCCTATTTTGAAGGTTAAAGGTGATGAAATAATAAGTGGAAGTGTAGCTATAGATGGTGTAGTGCGTTATGAAGCTACAAAAGATTACGGCTCTTCTATGTTGACTACTTTAGTTGGACTTCTTGAAGAGTCGCTTACCAAAAAGCCAAAGATAGAGAGATTGGCAAATGAGATATCTGGCTACTTCTCTTTAACAATTTTATCTATAGCGCTTTTGACATTCATTGGCTGGTTGTGGATGACAGGTGAGTTTGAGCGGGCGTTAGTTGTCTCTATATCTGTTATTGTCATTGCTTGTCCTTGTGCATTGGGGCTTGCTACGCCGGTTGCTACGTTAATAGGAATAAATCTTGCAGCAAGACGAGGAGTGCTTTTCAAAGAGGCAGCTTTCATAGAGACAATGGCAAAAGCTGATGTGTTGGTTCTTGACAAAACAGGAACCATAACAGAGGGTAAGCCGCATGTTGTAAATGCAAAGATGTATAGTGAGTATGATTTAAATCTGCTCTACTCTTTGGTAAAGAGCTCTATTCACCCAGTTAGTCAGGGAATAGCCCATTATCTTGAAGAGCATTATGAAAACTTGAAAGAGTTGCCTTTGGAAGGTGTAAAACAGGTGCAGGCTCGTGGAATTGAAGCTAAGTTTGAAGAGCATAAACTCCTTGGCGGAAATGCTAAAATGATGCAGGAGTTTGGAGTAGAGGTTGATGAAAAAAGTGAATATACTCTATTTATTTTTGCAATTGATAAAGAGATTGTAGCACGGTTTGAGCTTCGTGATCTTCCAAAAGAGGGAGCTAAAGAGGCAATTGCTGAGATTAGAAAGCTTGGCATAGACATAGTGATGCTTACAGGAGACAATGAAAATGCAGCAAAACGTATTGCAAAAGAGGTTGGTGTTACAGATTTCAAAGCTGGGCTTTTCCCTGAAGATAAGGCTAAAGAGATAGATTTCTTGCATGCTGAAGGTCGTGTTGTAGTTATGGCTGGTGATGGGATCAATGATGCGCTGGCTCTGTCAAAAAGTGACATAGCCATCGCAATGGGAAGTGGCTCTGATGTAGCGTTGGAGGTGAGTGATGTTGTTTTGCTTGATGATAAGATCACATCTTTGCGTGATGCATTTTTGATAAGCAGAAGAACATTTAAGTTTGTCAAGCAAAACCTTGCTCTTTCGGTTATTTATAACTCTATTACCATACCGTTGGCAATAGCCGGATATGTCATACCTCTTGTAGCAGCTCTCTCTATGAGTTTGAGTTCGCTTATGGTTGTTGGTAACTCTATGAGAATAAAGTCAGGTTTTGGAAAATAGTTATATGCTACAATAACTGCATCTATAGAATTAAAAAAAAGGAATGAAATATGATGCCTCAAATCGATATGAGTTCAGATGAGTTCTTGGCAGAGCTTGAAAAGACAAAAAAGTTTACAGACAAAGTGTGCAAGCAGTTTGGATGGGTCTATAATCCAAATGATGATGTAAATGAGGGTGTTCTGATGGGACTTGCACGAAACAAGATGCTTTATGGTAAAAGATGGTGTCCTTGTTTTATGGTTATAGAAGATGAAAATGGAAAGCATAAAAGTGCTGATGATCGCATATGCCCTTGCAAACCGGCTATAGAAAAAGAGATACCTGAAGATGGTAAGTGTCACTGTGGAATTTTTTGTACACCTGAATATGCTGCATCTCATGACCATTAATGAAAGGTAGATGATGGTTGTACATACTGTAATGTTTAGGTTTAAAGATGAAAATAAGGCTGATAATATTGAAAAAGTGAAGTTAATGCTTGAGGCTTTGCCTCAAAAGATTGAATCTTTGAAGTCTATGGAAGTAGGTGTTGACTTTCTTCACTCTGAACGCTCTATGGATCTTGTTTTAACCTCTACATTTGATGACAAAGATGGTCTTGAAACTTACAGAGTTCATCCGGCTCATCAAG
This region of Hydrogenimonas thermophila genomic DNA includes:
- a CDS encoding heavy metal translocating P-type ATPase — protein: MKVACTHCQLEFDESVMIKEEEGSDVHYFCCKGCQGVFHLLRSEGLDTFYEKLGKNQLEPPKELQDDLHKFDLEGFRKKYIIERSDGLYEIFLIIEGIHCAACVWLNEKVLHQTPGVIEATINYTTNKAHVIWDPEQIKLSQIIEKIRAIGYNAYPYDPKMQEERANKARRDYYSRLLVAIFATMNIMWIAVAQYTGMFTGMRSDVKDVLNVAEWVLATPTLFYSGWVFFRGAWFGLKNRFVNMDLLVASGASLAYTYSIWAMVTGKGEVYFDSVTMIITFVLAGKYLEVLSKKRAADTMDALSNALPTEVTVIESDTKIMVPVEEVNPGDIIEVRAGEKVAIDGVVVSGEGSFDESSLTGESEPILKVKGDEIISGSVAIDGVVRYEATKDYGSSMLTTLVGLLEESLTKKPKIERLANEISGYFSLTILSIALLTFIGWLWMTGEFERALVVSISVIVIACPCALGLATPVATLIGINLAARRGVLFKEAAFIETMAKADVLVLDKTGTITEGKPHVVNAKMYSEYDLNLLYSLVKSSIHPVSQGIAHYLEEHYENLKELPLEGVKQVQARGIEAKFEEHKLLGGNAKMMQEFGVEVDEKSEYTLFIFAIDKEIVARFELRDLPKEGAKEAIAEIRKLGIDIVMLTGDNENAAKRIAKEVGVTDFKAGLFPEDKAKEIDFLHAEGRVVVMAGDGINDALALSKSDIAIAMGSGSDVALEVSDVVLLDDKITSLRDAFLISRRTFKFVKQNLALSVIYNSITIPLAIAGYVIPLVAALSMSLSSLMVVGNSMRIKSGFGK
- a CDS encoding Dabb family protein; this translates as MVVHTVMFRFKDENKADNIEKVKLMLEALPQKIESLKSMEVGVDFLHSERSMDLVLTSTFDDKDGLETYRVHPAHQEVVSFIKDVTVESRVVDYEKGV